CTCTAAATTTTTGAGAACCCAACTGGAGAACGACTGAATCTTTTACTCAAcacaaagaaaaacagaagtcaTGTCATGAAGAAGGAGAAAGCAAGAGAAAAACACAAATGAAAAGCAGTAGAATAGATAGAGATGATGATATGGTGATTACACATTGAAACTAACCATTCCACAAATTTATATTTCTTAAGCCCAGattaaaataatcaaaaaattcTTAAGCCCAAATTAAGATAAACTGAATTCGATCTTACAACAAATTCTTGATTCTAAACCGACCATGCCGTAATTTTTGAACACCAACATCACCAAAGTGAAAACCAAATCACAACCCTATTAATTTGaaccaaaattaaaatataaagagagtaaattttcaaatcttaccTTGATGAGAAGAAACTCTAAGATGAGCAGTTGATGCCGGCGGAGGTGACAAAcgtttttctcttttccataaATTTTTTATAGCAGTTTCAGATTTTGATCAGCAGTAGACTAAGGGTCTTTTTGGAGGGGGAGTGGGGCGGACGTAGGGTGAGTTTGGGGGAAAAGAGGGAAAAGATAGCTCCTATTtttttaattgattaattatattttttaacgACCGGATATTATTAATTAGTTAATGTCAAACTAAAAATTGGCTTTAACGACATGAAAAAAGGTTGGTCGCTATAAATACATCAATTACGACCAGATTAATATCCCTTCGTTAAGAAGTGGTTATTAAAAAGTATATTTCTTGTAGTGTGCATTGCGTGGCTGTAGGCGCGGATTCAACTTTTGAAATTTTTTCATTTTGCGAAGCGATTCGTGCGTTCGCTCCACTTTACTGTTTTGTGCATTCAATTGTCTCCTTTTTCGTGTCCGCTTTCGTGCCATGGGGGAGAATGGACGAGCTCCCGGTTCTTCCacctttttctttttgcaacaaaTTGAGATCTTTTGATCAAATATCATCAAAACTCGTTACTACACATAAGAAACACGTAATGAACATATTTTACTTCAAAAACTTCCACAAAAAATAATATGCAAATATACTAAAAACATGCACTTTTCATTATTTATCTGCTATGCAATACGGGTGTCCATGAAACTCTAGTAAAGTAGTCCATGTTTCGCACGATTGTGAAACactttaatgaattttgaaataagttttttataatttaatcgaGATAGAAGAGTTAGTATCTCCTATAGCAGTCGAATCCGAGCAGTCTTCGCTAAGCTCCGCTAGGACCAACACaaggatctgcacaagaagtgcagaagtgtagcatatgtacaaccgaccccatgtactctgttagtgtcgagtctaacctcgacgaaatagtgatgaggctatAACAAGACACTCACTATAAACCTGTACAAATTATAATAATATAACACagaaatagaaataaaacagTAAACTCAAAAAAACGGACCCGAAAGTCAAATACCAGAGGGCCCCAGAATAACATGATCtcaaatctcatatcacaatactGATATAAAACTCTACAACTACAGACAACCACAACACATCAACTCTgttacggcgcgcaacccgatcccaacagTTAATACAATAACTATTGCGGCGTATATCCTGATCCAAAGATTTAATAcaataactgttgcggcgtgcagcccgatcccaataCTTAACACAATAACTATTGCGGTGCGTAACCTGTTCCCAATATCAATTCATTAACATAAAAACTTAACACAACTAGTTACGTAATCTTAACATAAAAGGGAAATAAACAAGCAGAACATTAAGGAACTATCAGTTCAAACAGAGAATAACCAATACCTCGTATTCATAACTTTCTACAAGTCACCGATGCAATATTAGCTAAAGAACTCTCAGAACTCGGAATAACATAATAAAGTGCAACAAGTAGTTCAAAGGCAATAAAGGCACGTAAGACATGAAACAATAAAGATATACAATTAATTCAGATAGGGTCATATAGCAGGTAAGCAGATATTGAGCAAGAAATGAAGAAATCAAACAAGCAACAACTTAAATAACAGATAACAAGTAAGACATGGATAATAAGTAAGATCATGTAGCAATCAAAGCATATAACAAGAGATAACATGGAATAAGTGATAATATAAAGGTAAATAGCTTAACCCACATGTTATAACCCGTGACAATGAATATACAgtcgtcaccttacatatacaTTATTTCCCTATATAATTCACATAACAAGCAGACGAACaagtcataaatctctcaagtcgAAGTTAGATACGACACTTACCTCCTTGCACAACCAAATCAACAACCAACCACGACTTTttctttcgaacaagcctccaaaccagcCAAATATAACCAAATATCGCTCGaacaattcaaaataaactttagaaactacccacgaatgaaaacggctcaatctttgatgaaactaaaaaagtcaacaaaagtcaacctcgggaccgcttggtcaaaattcgagattcggaccaaaatccgattatccattcacccccgagcccgagtATGTGATTTGTATTTAAATTCGATCTCAATTTGAGATCTTAATCCAAATTTTGCAAAATGCCTAAATTTTACCCAAaactcctaatttctaccatgaaaatcctcgatttgatgttaaaaactcatgaaaagtaatggggaATTGAAAGAAAGTGGATTAGAGTTGCTTACCAATAATTTTGGGAAAAACTCTCAAGTAAAttgcctctagagtgtttagggtttaaaaaatggtgtgaaatgagctaagtcccgattttCTCCTCTTTTACTCAGACGTAGGTATTGCAATTACGAACTCTTGTTCGTAATTGCGACAATCGCAAATACGAAACActggtcgcaaatgtgaacagTGCCCCCAACCTTCTAaagtcgcaaatgcaacaaaaATATCGCATTTGAGATGCACTCCTTTATCGCAAATGCAGTcaaaggttcgcaattgcgaacctgacTAAGTCTGGTGCCCAGTCGCAAAAGTGACCAAGCATTTGCAAAAGCGATCTGGTGATGTCCGCAATTACGAACatctctttgcaaatgcgaagactgCCTTGCCTAGCccattttcgcaaatgcgagctcgacTTCGCAAAAGcggagtttgcatttgcgaatagGTCCTCACAAGTGCGAGACCTGCAGATCAACACCATAAACTAAAGCACACTAGCTATCTCAAATCATCCAAAACTTATCTGATACACACCTGAAACTAACCCAAGCTCCTCGAGCtttaaatcaaacatgcacacaagtataataacatcatacaaaattGTTCGCTacgtcaaatcatcaaaataatatcacatAACatgaatcgatcatcaaaacatatgatttcaacttgaaaacttattttcactATATTTCACATACCATGCCGAAATGCGCTCGGGTTACCCCGGACCCCAACCAAAAGTGCGTACaattccaaaaatatcatacgaacctaccagaatcatcaaaacaccgatccaaggtcgtttaccaagaatgttgaccgtgattaatctaaaaattattttaaccTAATTATAGTCAATCTACATAATACAAAAGATACTTATAATCAATAACCCATTTAGTTCTCATCTTTCTAGTTCAAGTTGTAAAATACGCATTCCAATCAATATCTTAATCGTTGAACTTTAAAGAGATTCTCTATAGCTAACAAAAAGTAAGTAATccttctttttttaaataatgaCACTATTTCATATTAGTTTGTTTAAAcacttttaaaatttgaaaaattaaaaaggaaaagaaactagaGCTGATAGCCTAATATTTCTGTGTCTCGTTGAAAGATAATTCACCCAGCTAAAAAACATTAGTTTGCCAAATCTTGTTAACGATAAAAACTTCGACGGAATGCACTTTGTAGAGGAGGGGATAAAAAGGATATAGTGTTAGAAGGCAAATATAACCCTTTGCCGATACTAACATCGTTAAATTAAACTACTGTCAATGCAGGGACTAAAATCACACATTTATGTTAATTGAAGGTAAAAATTTCTAAGTATGTAATATGTGGACTAAATCATGATTAAGTAACAAATACAGAAAACAAAAATACTATTTTCCTTACCAGATTAGTACCCCAACCATGACTTGCGCCATGTAAATAGCCATATCCATACTACTGGTTGGCGGAGAATTTTGCATTTCCACTTGTGAAGAGAAAATAAAACATTGCTTTTTAAGATGGAAGatatattgaaaaaaaaaagaaaagtgctCACTTGAGTTGAATAAATTTCTCGTTTCAACATTAATGAATAGATACGTATTCCACAAAGTAGCGTACATTATTTTctacaaaaaaaatacaaactcTTTATCTGTATAGCCGTGAATAGTAAATCAAACAGACTCGGTACGCATTGTTGTCATCTCACTTTTTGGACTTTTgttcttctccttctttgtttGTCTGAACTCTCCGTAAAAGTATGAAACGAAACcccaaagagaaagaaaaagagcaaGGCCCTTTTCACCTGAAAAATTTTCCCTAAAGAAAACTACAGCTAATACCTCAGTAACAGGAAGTAGAACTGCGATCATAACCCCAGACATCAAAGAAGAAGAGCAGTAAATGACTCCAATTACACCCACAAAGAAGCACTGCCAAATAATGGTAGTCCATACTATCACTGTATAGTATCTAGCTTCTCCGAGATTAAATTGTTTTGCCTCCCTTGATATTGcctgcaaatttcaatcaatatCTTAATCCTTGCTCTTTAATAAGATAGTGTATAGCTAAAACAAAATTAATACCGAGGAAGTATCTATGATACATCATCTTGTGATTTTAAACTTGCATAATATTGTGTAGTTATAAAAATcttcttattaagggtaaaaCGAGCAGCTTAAAGTTAAATACCTTCAAATGCAGAACTGTGTCATTTTATCTGAAAATGGACTAATAGTGTAAAAAATTCAAATTATTTACCCTTAAACCGTAAAGTTCTTTTTATAAGGTTATCAATTAATCTATATATGTCATAAAATTTACGTGTAATTTTCTTGTAAATGACTTGATTGTGTAAAAAATAATTATGCATATAATTTAAACTTGCAAAAGAATAGTGTAAGATAAACTGCAACCGGAAGTAAGATGCTTGGGTAGTGATGAGTTTAAGGGGGAAACAATACCTGGAAGTCGTTATTGGCAATCATTCCAACAGTACAAAAAGCAGTAGCAGCAAAACACATGACCATTTGAATCTCCAATACTAATGTAGTTGTAATAGCTTGCTTTGCcttcaagtaaatcaactcaataCAAGGCAAAATGACTCCATATAAAGCTGCTGCGAGAAGTGTCATCATAAAACCAAGAATATAGGCTTTACTAGTCACACCCTCTGGCCTATCACCATTAGATCGAACACCTAATAAAACAGCACCAACTGTCAGCAGAACCACTGCATTGATAGAGTAGGGTGTGAATTTCAGCTTCACTATGAAGAAAGCACCTACTGCCGTGAATGCAAGTTGAGCAGCAAGAAGAAGTGAAGAGGTTGATACGGGAAGTTTTGACCCGCCCCACGAATAGAGAAAATCATCAAGACCAGTGACAACACCAATGATGAATGATGCAATGAAAATTCGAGGTGTTATCAAGTAATACTTGGCATTAGCGCCTTCTACTTTTCGACGATAGAAGTATAGGATGGCAAGAGGTATAAGGGTGAATGGCCATCCAGCCGTTTGTAACCAACTGCTAAACCAAACTCTTGAACCTCCCTCGACATAATATAGACGCATCATTAGAGGACCACCGCATATACCCACAGCTAGTATTAAACAATTAATCAACAGGAGGATTCTCCTCATAGTGGTGCTTAATCCTTGATTTTCCATACTTTTTTGCAAGCGATTTGGATACTATGTTGGAGTAGTCTGCTGCTCAGGCTGAATGGACTTCTTCTTCTACTACTAAGGTATGGAATTTTGGATCTGTTGCGGTGCTGAGATCTGTACTCTGCTATTTATAAATGAGAAACATCTTAGTACATTCCCATGATTTGTTTCACGTCATGGAGTGGCCCCACTTTAAGAAGGCTTTCTTCTGATTTAATTAATTGCAGTACTAGAAATTTTCATATGATTCACAAGGGAAGGATAtaacaattaaaaaatattagAGCAAAGACCAAAAAAGCAATGATTGTGAGTAGATTTGTTGTTAAATTGCAACGTTGAATTTCTAGGAAAAACTATTAGCGGACCATGGACTGTGCCGTGTAAATAGCCTTGCCTATTCTACTGGTTAGCGTTGAATTTTGCACTTGCACAAGACAAAAATATGGATTAAAATTAATAAGGATGGGACAAACGTGGGTTTAGCTAAGAGTTGAATAATTATCAGTGGGTAGGTAGAACCTTGCATTTCCACCTGTGAAGAGAAACATATGAATAGTCACCCATAAACTTAACGTGGGTTTTAGTTAACTTTATTCGAATTCAATAAATATGATTAGCCCCTCATATGCCAACAATAACAGTTTTTCTTATATGAAAGCGTGCCGAGAACCAGAAAGGATTCAGACCTCTCCAGTGATATGGGCACTTTTAAATCTGCAACACCTGTCCAATTTAAAATTCAATGTTTCAGTTGGCCACAAATAACTGTTAGACATGTTTACAACacgacaaaaaaaaaagacaggaattaagaaaaagaaaatcaaaattggACGGCTTCTCGATTTTTTTTTTAGTGTTGTTAGGACCGAAAAAAATCAGGTATTATGCGTAAGCTGGTAAAGCAAACCTTGAACGATGATAAATCATACCACAAAAGAAAAATCTACCAAAAGAGATGTAAACATTTAATGTGGTTCGGTCAGTTGACCTACGTCCATAACGGAGATGAGCAATCAACtataataaaagagagtacaaaatatcgagagaacaacctcacgaagaggcaaacacaagtgacacactaaaacttgtcccgtaaagttctccccctaaatacaactctcaaaccccatatggctacattTG
This DNA window, taken from Nicotiana tabacum cultivar K326 chromosome 15, ASM71507v2, whole genome shotgun sequence, encodes the following:
- the LOC107782978 gene encoding purine permease 1-like, whose protein sequence is MENQGLSTTMRRILLLINCLILAVGICGGPLMMRLYYVEGGSRVWFSSWLQTAGWPFTLIPLAILYFYRRKVEGANAKYYLITPRIFIASFIIGVVTGLDDFLYSWGGSKLPVSTSSLLLAAQLAFTAVGAFFIVKLKFTPYSINAVVLLTVGAVLLGVRSNGDRPEGVTSKAYILGFMMTLLAAALYGVILPCIELIYLKAKQAITTTLVLEIQMVMCFAATAFCTVGMIANNDFQAISREAKQFNLGEARYYTVIVWTTIIWQCFFVGVIGVIYCSSSLMSGVMIAVLLPVTEVLAVVFFRENFSGEKGLALFLSLWGFVSYFYGEFRQTKKEKNKSPKSEMTTMRTESV